A window from Prinia subflava isolate CZ2003 ecotype Zambia chromosome Z, Cam_Psub_1.2, whole genome shotgun sequence encodes these proteins:
- the CXXC4 gene encoding CXXC-type zinc finger protein 4 isoform X1 — translation MNTNVCVESGPNPEAPGLPKDSHLPEGALNSLVDYNSEMERYRSFATFYKTNGGAFPQAAKIARITTPIFPSAAAAAAARIGMSPWNCDTATAAAATAMLWGSGGGGAAGGARKPPSSSSSAAAAASAAAAAASSLHAGRGGMHHRSDSQRLGKPGCPPAEQPALPMANGNFLSTLAPEHCRPLAGECMNKLKCGAAEAEIMNLPDRVGTFSAIPALGGLSLPPGVIVMTALHSPAAASAAVTDSAFQIANLADCPQSHASASPASALGAAAGAGGGGGGGGGGGGGGGGAGGTGGGAGAGAGNPAKKKRKRCGVCVPCKRLINCGVCSSCRNRKTGHQICKFRKCEELKKKPGTSLEEAIRSPRPKPERGQLELSGRVTDGRRSSRPARRCQPRGRDARHRKAGGQAALPPGASETAEVETWLRPSARWPKELHWHKGGSVLEVVHRQLLPAWEWMGRGDVFLSWALHPCASTLRALMTRPDPWGC, via the exons ATGAACACCAACGTGTGCGTGGAGAGCGGCCCCAACCCCGAGGCGCCGGGGCTGCCCAAGGACAGCCACCTGCCCGAGGGGGCCCTCAACAGCCTTGTGGATTACAACTCGGAGATGGAGAGGTACCGCTCCTTCGCCACCTTCTACAAGACCAACGGCGGCGCCTTCCCCCAGGCGGCCAAGATCGCCCGCATCACCACCCCCATCTTCCccagcgcggccgccgccgccgccgcccgcatCGGCATGTCCCCCTGGAACTGCGACACCGccacggccgccgccgccaccgccatGCTctggggcagcggcggcggcggcgcggcgggcggcgcgaGGAaacccccctcctcctcctcctccgccgccgccgccgcctccgcggccgccgccgccgcctcctcgcTGCACGCCGGCAGGGGCGGCATGCACCACCGGAGCGACTCGCAGCGGCTGGGCAAGCCCGGCTGCCCGCCGGCCGAGCAGCCCGCCCTGCCCATGGCCAACGGCAACTTCCTCTCCACCCTCGCCCCCGAGCACTGCCGGCCGCTGGCTGGCGAGTGCATGAACAAGCTCAAGTGCGGCGCCGCCGAAGCCGAGATCATGAACCTCCCCGACCGCGTCGGCACCTTCTCGGCCATCCCGGCGCTGGGcggcctctccctgccccccgGGGTCATCGTCATGACGGCCCTGCACTCTCCCGCCGCGGCCTCGGCCGCCGTCACAGACAGCGCCTTCCAGATCGCCAACCTGGCGGACTGCCCGCAGAGCCACGCCTCGGCCTCGCCCGCCTCCGCCCTGGGCGCCGCCgccggcgcggggggcggcggaggaggcggcggcggtggcggcggagGCGGAGGGGGGGCCGGCGGCACCGGCggcggagccggggccggggcgggtAACCCCGCCAAGAAGAAGCGGAAACGCTGCGGGGTGTGCGTGCCCTGCAAGCGGCTCATCAACTGTGGAGTCTGCAGCAGTTGCAGGAACCGCAAAACGGGACACCAGATCTGCAAATTTAGGAAATGTGAAGAGCTTAAGAAAAAACCGGGCACTTCGTTAGAG GAAGCCATTAGGAGCCCCCGCCCGAAGCCGGAGCGCGGCCAGCTGGAACTCAGCGGCAGGGTGACAGATGGCAGGAGGAGTTCCCGGCCGGCCcgccgctgccagccccgcggGCGGGATGCCAGGCACAGGAAAGCCGGCGGCCAAGCCGCGCTCCCCCCGGGAGCGAGCGAGACGGCAGAGGTGGAGACTTGGCTGCGTCCCTCGGCTCGCTGGCCAAAAGAGCTGCACTGGCACAAGGGAGGGAGTGTGCTGGAAGTCGTCCACAGGCAGCTactgccagcctgggagtgGATGGGCAGAGGAGATGTGTTCCTTTCCTgggctctgcatccctgtgccagtaCCCTCCGCGCTTTAATGACTCGACCTGACCCCTGGGGGTGTTGA
- the CXXC4 gene encoding CXXC-type zinc finger protein 4 isoform X2 yields the protein MNTNVCVESGPNPEAPGLPKDSHLPEGALNSLVDYNSEMERYRSFATFYKTNGGAFPQAAKIARITTPIFPSAAAAAAARIGMSPWNCDTATAAAATAMLWGSGGGGAAGGARKPPSSSSSAAAAASAAAAAASSLHAGRGGMHHRSDSQRLGKPGCPPAEQPALPMANGNFLSTLAPEHCRPLAGECMNKLKCGAAEAEIMNLPDRVGTFSAIPALGGLSLPPGVIVMTALHSPAAASAAVTDSAFQIANLADCPQSHASASPASALGAAAGAGGGGGGGGGGGGGGGGAGGTGGGAGAGAGNPAKKKRKRCGVCVPCKRLINCGVCSSCRNRKTGHQICKFRKCEELKKKPGTSLERTPVPSAEAFRWFF from the coding sequence ATGAACACCAACGTGTGCGTGGAGAGCGGCCCCAACCCCGAGGCGCCGGGGCTGCCCAAGGACAGCCACCTGCCCGAGGGGGCCCTCAACAGCCTTGTGGATTACAACTCGGAGATGGAGAGGTACCGCTCCTTCGCCACCTTCTACAAGACCAACGGCGGCGCCTTCCCCCAGGCGGCCAAGATCGCCCGCATCACCACCCCCATCTTCCccagcgcggccgccgccgccgccgcccgcatCGGCATGTCCCCCTGGAACTGCGACACCGccacggccgccgccgccaccgccatGCTctggggcagcggcggcggcggcgcggcgggcggcgcgaGGAaacccccctcctcctcctcctccgccgccgccgccgcctccgcggccgccgccgccgcctcctcgcTGCACGCCGGCAGGGGCGGCATGCACCACCGGAGCGACTCGCAGCGGCTGGGCAAGCCCGGCTGCCCGCCGGCCGAGCAGCCCGCCCTGCCCATGGCCAACGGCAACTTCCTCTCCACCCTCGCCCCCGAGCACTGCCGGCCGCTGGCTGGCGAGTGCATGAACAAGCTCAAGTGCGGCGCCGCCGAAGCCGAGATCATGAACCTCCCCGACCGCGTCGGCACCTTCTCGGCCATCCCGGCGCTGGGcggcctctccctgccccccgGGGTCATCGTCATGACGGCCCTGCACTCTCCCGCCGCGGCCTCGGCCGCCGTCACAGACAGCGCCTTCCAGATCGCCAACCTGGCGGACTGCCCGCAGAGCCACGCCTCGGCCTCGCCCGCCTCCGCCCTGGGCGCCGCCgccggcgcggggggcggcggaggaggcggcggcggtggcggcggagGCGGAGGGGGGGCCGGCGGCACCGGCggcggagccggggccggggcgggtAACCCCGCCAAGAAGAAGCGGAAACGCTGCGGGGTGTGCGTGCCCTGCAAGCGGCTCATCAACTGTGGAGTCTGCAGCAGTTGCAGGAACCGCAAAACGGGACACCAGATCTGCAAATTTAGGAAATGTGAAGAGCTTAAGAAAAAACCGGGCACTTCGTTAGAG